In Haloimpatiens massiliensis, the following are encoded in one genomic region:
- a CDS encoding M24 family metallopeptidase translates to MEIHNRIENLLVEMKKSGIEGLFLMREANVRYISGFTDSDSYVFITEKENFFITDGRYIEQAQKQCPDYKVIKWGKPVGTLGDTVNQIVKELELKSVGFEKDKMTYGLYEDFREKINGVELIPTSGLVEKLRFIKDEEEIANIREACRIADVAFEKILNFIKPGMTESRVALELEYYMRKEGASGVGFDTILISGKKTSLLHGKPDNKVIEDGDLITLDYGALYNGYISDMTRTIGVGHLDDKKIEIYNLVKQAQEEGLKTIKAGVNGKTPDDRIREIIKDYEKYYYAGIGHGVGRELHEQPFLGKYCDRTLQENCVITLEPGLYMPGWGGVRIEDTIVVRKKGYEILTNSTKELIILK, encoded by the coding sequence ATGGAGATACATAATAGGATAGAAAACCTTTTAGTTGAAATGAAAAAAAGTGGTATAGAAGGCCTTTTTTTAATGAGAGAAGCTAATGTTAGATATATCAGTGGATTTACTGACTCTGATTCATATGTTTTCATAACTGAGAAAGAAAACTTTTTCATAACAGATGGAAGGTATATTGAACAAGCTCAAAAACAGTGTCCAGATTATAAAGTTATAAAATGGGGTAAACCTGTTGGAACTTTGGGTGATACTGTTAATCAGATAGTTAAAGAGTTAGAATTAAAATCTGTAGGATTTGAAAAGGATAAGATGACCTATGGACTTTATGAAGATTTTAGAGAAAAAATAAATGGTGTAGAGTTGATTCCAACCTCTGGATTAGTAGAAAAATTAAGATTCATAAAAGATGAAGAGGAAATAGCTAACATAAGAGAAGCTTGTAGAATTGCAGATGTGGCCTTTGAGAAAATATTAAATTTTATAAAGCCTGGTATGACAGAAAGTCGAGTGGCTCTGGAACTGGAATATTATATGAGAAAGGAAGGAGCTTCAGGTGTAGGATTTGATACTATTTTAATATCTGGTAAGAAAACATCACTTCTTCATGGTAAGCCAGATAATAAAGTTATTGAAGATGGAGATTTAATAACTTTAGATTATGGGGCATTATATAATGGATATATTTCAGATATGACAAGAACTATAGGTGTAGGACATTTAGATGATAAAAAAATAGAAATTTATAATTTAGTTAAGCAGGCACAAGAAGAAGGATTAAAAACTATTAAAGCAGGGGTAAATGGAAAAACACCAGATGATAGAATAAGAGAGATAATTAAAGACTATGAAAAATATTATTATGCAGGTATAGGGCATGGAGTTGGAAGAGAATTGCATGAACAGCCTTTCTTAGGTAAGTATTGTGATAGGACGCTACAGGAAAATTGTGTTATTACATTGGAACCAGGACTGTATATGCCTGGATGGGGAGGAGTTAGAATAGAAGATACCATAGTGGTTAGGAAGAAAGGATATGAAATATTAACTAATTCTACTAAGGAACTAATAATATTAAAATAG
- a CDS encoding DEAD/DEAH box helicase, whose product MKENTNFEQLQLSSEMKKTIEKMGYKEATPIQYKAIPYVLEGRDVIGQAQTGTGKTAAIGIPIIEKIDDESKKLQSIILCPTRELAIQFAKEMKKLSSHKRHLKVTPIYGGGSIDAQIRELKRGTQVVVGTPGRVMDHMRRGTLKLKDINIVALDEADEMLNMGFVDDIETILKETPEERQTLLFSATMPKAILDITKRYQKEPKLIKVIKKQLTVSNIEQKYFVVKQKDKLELLTRLMVISNPKLAVVFCNTKKMVDELVVELQSRGFFADAIHGDLSQNQRDKVMNKFRKGIIQILVATDVVARGIDVDDVEVVFNYDLPQFDEYYVHRTGRTGRAGREGKAFSFISSREIRKLKEIERYTKMKVSEAKVPNKEEVEEIKAKRFLQDVKEAAEEQIPNRYYNYIKQLTKDGFNETVLAAGLLKMYMEYQDNKSEELENNIQDERKQTGAEEGMIRLFVNLGRKQKVTTGDFVNNIAREARIKGKEIGKIDIYEKYSFVEVPEELSERVIKNVNGIKIKGNKVRLEPSNSRK is encoded by the coding sequence ATGAAGGAAAATACTAATTTTGAACAATTACAATTATCTAGTGAAATGAAAAAGACCATAGAGAAAATGGGATATAAAGAGGCAACCCCTATTCAATACAAAGCTATTCCATATGTATTAGAAGGAAGAGATGTAATAGGTCAAGCACAAACAGGTACAGGTAAGACGGCAGCTATAGGAATTCCTATTATAGAGAAAATAGATGATGAGAGTAAAAAACTTCAAAGTATAATACTTTGTCCTACTCGTGAGCTTGCAATACAGTTTGCAAAAGAAATGAAAAAACTTTCTAGTCATAAAAGGCATTTAAAAGTAACACCTATATATGGGGGTGGATCAATAGATGCACAGATAAGAGAATTAAAAAGAGGAACTCAAGTGGTTGTAGGAACTCCAGGAAGAGTTATGGACCACATGAGAAGGGGAACTCTTAAGTTAAAAGATATAAATATAGTAGCTTTAGATGAAGCAGATGAAATGCTTAATATGGGATTTGTAGATGATATAGAGACAATACTTAAAGAAACACCAGAAGAAAGACAAACTCTATTATTTTCAGCTACTATGCCCAAAGCTATTTTAGATATAACTAAAAGATATCAGAAAGAGCCTAAATTAATTAAGGTAATAAAAAAGCAACTTACTGTTTCTAATATAGAGCAAAAATATTTTGTAGTAAAGCAAAAGGATAAATTAGAACTTTTAACTAGATTAATGGTTATATCTAATCCGAAACTTGCAGTTGTATTTTGCAATACCAAGAAAATGGTGGATGAATTAGTAGTTGAATTGCAGTCAAGAGGATTTTTTGCAGATGCTATTCATGGTGATTTAAGCCAAAACCAAAGAGATAAGGTCATGAATAAATTTAGAAAAGGAATAATACAGATACTAGTAGCTACAGACGTGGTGGCTAGAGGTATAGATGTAGATGATGTGGAAGTGGTATTTAATTATGATTTACCACAATTTGATGAGTATTATGTTCATAGAACAGGTAGAACAGGACGTGCAGGAAGAGAAGGAAAAGCCTTTAGTTTTATATCTTCAAGGGAAATAAGAAAGTTAAAGGAAATAGAAAGATATACTAAAATGAAGGTAAGTGAAGCAAAAGTTCCTAATAAAGAAGAAGTGGAAGAAATAAAAGCGAAGCGTTTTCTTCAAGATGTAAAAGAAGCTGCAGAAGAGCAAATTCCAAATAGATATTACAATTATATTAAACAGTTAACTAAGGACGGTTTTAATGAAACAGTTTTAGCTGCGGGACTTCTAAAAATGTATATGGAATACCAGGATAATAAAAGTGAAGAATTAGAAAATAATATTCAAGATGAAAGAAAGCAAACCGGTGCAGAAGAGGGCATGATAAGATTATTTGTAAACTTAGGTAGAAAGCAAAAGGTTACTACAGGAGATTTTGTAAATAACATAGCTAGAGAAGCTAGGATAAAGGGTAAAGAAATAGGAAAAATTGATATATATGAGAAATACTCTTTTGTAGAAGTGCCAGAGGAATTAAGTGAAAGAGTTATTAAAAATGTTAATGGGATAAAAATTAAAGGAAATAAAGTTAGACTTGAACCATCTAATTCAAGAAAATAG
- a CDS encoding glycosyl hydrolase family 18 protein, with protein MLPVIYYVKPRDSLYSIAIKFNLVPSRIREYNNLQSNSIYVGQKIYIPASFYIVQSGDSLYSIARTLNTTVESIIKLNALKSVNLYIGQSLKIPFYSEVVTNIDNVSIRVGPSISYRELQKLAVNSKMSMVGSRDNWYKVKLHNDKFGWVPKEQVNFNVYWVEKPISTILGYYTREEGPALPSSYQSFIDNKNSIPELGLFLFRIDPKEATSIEKFGEFTDEYVKNIVLIAHRSNIKVLATVHNLLYKDGGTTLAKELVNKMVSTAETRGAFIENILTLLRKYNFDGVNIDIEDVYLKDKDKLSLFYEELSRKLKEQGYYVSAALPARVSDEPFNPFSDPFDYGRIGSVLDEAVIMLYNEHGWPGSGPGPVVSIGWMERVIGYTITKMPRENVVAAVSVFGFDFNLTTGKNTYVTYNMAVDLAKKYNKDIIFDEKTQTPTFAYTDEKGEKHEVWFEDTRSIKAKIDKAYQMGIKGIALWRLGMEDKGIWNMLKNQVVVRFGS; from the coding sequence ATGCTGCCAGTTATTTATTATGTTAAACCTAGAGATAGTCTTTATTCCATAGCTATAAAATTTAATTTAGTTCCTAGTAGAATAAGGGAGTACAATAATTTACAAAGTAATTCAATATATGTTGGACAGAAAATTTATATACCTGCTAGTTTTTATATTGTCCAATCAGGAGATTCGCTATATTCTATAGCTAGAACTTTAAATACTACTGTTGAAAGTATTATTAAATTAAATGCATTAAAGAGTGTAAATCTTTATATTGGCCAATCACTGAAGATACCTTTTTATAGTGAGGTAGTGACAAATATAGATAATGTAAGTATAAGAGTGGGACCAAGTATTTCTTATAGAGAGTTACAAAAGTTGGCTGTAAATTCTAAAATGTCTATGGTGGGTTCCAGAGATAATTGGTACAAAGTAAAACTTCATAATGATAAATTTGGATGGGTACCTAAAGAACAAGTGAACTTTAATGTATATTGGGTAGAAAAACCTATAAGCACTATATTGGGCTATTATACTAGGGAGGAAGGGCCGGCTCTTCCAAGTTCCTATCAGTCTTTTATAGATAATAAGAATAGTATTCCGGAACTGGGTTTATTTTTGTTTAGAATAGATCCTAAGGAGGCTACTAGTATAGAAAAATTTGGAGAATTTACAGATGAGTATGTAAAGAATATAGTATTAATAGCACATAGAAGTAATATTAAGGTATTGGCTACAGTTCATAATTTATTATATAAAGATGGAGGAACTACTTTAGCTAAGGAATTAGTAAATAAAATGGTTTCAACGGCTGAAACTAGAGGAGCCTTTATAGAAAATATATTGACATTATTAAGGAAGTATAATTTTGATGGTGTCAATATTGATATAGAAGATGTGTATTTAAAGGATAAGGATAAGTTATCATTATTTTATGAGGAACTTTCCAGAAAGCTTAAAGAACAAGGATACTATGTGTCTGCAGCTCTTCCAGCTAGAGTAAGTGATGAGCCTTTTAATCCTTTCTCAGACCCTTTTGACTATGGAAGGATAGGTAGTGTTTTAGATGAAGCAGTTATAATGCTTTATAATGAACATGGATGGCCAGGAAGTGGTCCAGGACCTGTGGTTTCTATAGGATGGATGGAAAGAGTAATAGGATACACTATAACCAAAATGCCTAGGGAAAATGTAGTTGCAGCAGTTTCTGTATTTGGATTCGATTTTAATTTAACTACTGGAAAAAATACTTATGTTACTTATAATATGGCAGTAGATTTAGCTAAAAAATATAACAAAGATATAATATTTGATGAAAAGACCCAAACTCCAACCTTTGCATATACAGATGAAAAGGGAGAAAAACACGAAGTATGGTTTGAAGATACTAGGAGTATCAAGGCTAAAATTGATAAAGCTTACCAAATGGGTATTAAGGGTATAGCACTTTGGAGATTGGGTATGGAAGACAAAGGAATTTGGAATATGCTAAAAAATCAGGTAGTAGTTAGATTTGGAAGTTAA
- a CDS encoding DMT family transporter — MVKVEKRKNLIADLSLLLVAMLWGGGFVVVKDALNSITPFYIMAMRFSLSFLLMCLVFWKKVKKISKKDLIGGSVIGIFLFLAFAFQTIGIQYTTAGKQAFLTAIYVVEVPFLCWIVIKKKPDNYSIAAAFLAFLGIGMLTMHGNLKINLGDALTLVCSVFFAAQIIAIGFYAEKLDPIVLTVIQFGVAAILSYIFALIFEPKLSYLSTDAMLSIVYLSVFSTLIAFLVQNIAQKYTSSTHAAIILSLESFFGCLFGVIFLGEELTVKIIIGCVFIFLSIITAETRWDFFKKKQKNLESENAVNE; from the coding sequence ATGGTAAAAGTAGAAAAAAGAAAGAATCTGATTGCAGATTTATCGCTTCTTTTAGTAGCAATGCTATGGGGTGGAGGATTTGTGGTTGTTAAGGATGCGCTTAACTCAATAACTCCTTTTTATATAATGGCTATGAGATTTAGTTTATCTTTTTTACTTATGTGTTTAGTATTTTGGAAAAAGGTTAAAAAAATTAGTAAAAAAGATCTAATAGGTGGAAGTGTAATAGGTATATTTTTATTTTTAGCCTTTGCATTTCAAACAATAGGTATTCAATATACTACAGCTGGAAAGCAAGCTTTTCTTACAGCAATATATGTGGTAGAAGTTCCTTTTTTGTGTTGGATTGTTATTAAGAAAAAACCAGATAATTATTCTATTGCAGCAGCTTTTTTAGCTTTTCTAGGCATAGGAATGTTGACTATGCATGGAAATTTAAAAATTAATTTAGGAGATGCTCTTACACTCGTATGTTCAGTGTTTTTTGCTGCTCAAATAATAGCTATAGGCTTTTATGCTGAAAAATTAGATCCAATAGTACTTACGGTAATTCAATTTGGTGTGGCAGCAATTTTATCTTATATTTTTGCTTTAATATTTGAGCCTAAATTATCTTATTTAAGTACTGATGCTATGTTATCTATAGTGTATTTAAGTGTATTTAGTACATTGATAGCCTTCCTTGTACAAAATATTGCTCAAAAGTACACATCCTCGACTCATGCAGCAATAATACTTTCTTTAGAGTCATTTTTTGGATGCTTATTTGGAGTTATATTTCTTGGAGAAGAGCTTACAGTTAAAATAATAATAGGATGTGTATTTATATTCTTATCAATAATAACAGCAGAGACTAGATGGGATTTTTTTAAGAAAAAACAGAAGAATTTAGAATCAGAAAATGCAGTTAATGAATAA
- a CDS encoding cold-shock protein: MKKGTVKWFNKEKGFGFLSVEGENDVFVHFSAIQGDGFKSLEEGQEVEFEVVEGQKGPQASNVVKL, translated from the coding sequence ATGAAAAAAGGTACAGTAAAATGGTTTAACAAAGAAAAAGGATTCGGATTTTTATCTGTAGAAGGAGAAAATGACGTATTCGTACATTTCTCAGCTATCCAAGGAGACGGATTCAAATCTTTAGAAGAAGGTCAAGAAGTTGAATTCGAAGTAGTTGAAGGACAAAAAGGACCTCAAGCTTCTAACGTAGTTAAACTATAG
- a CDS encoding MATE family efflux transporter, giving the protein MEICREKEELKEIRKKIFYLILPITLESILEMSVGLFSMAMVGRLGEIAIGSIGIGSRIANIVWAIFKGITIGAGVFVAQAYGAKKMDKLRNVIQQTILSSLILVIVIQQIIFWNAPKILSIFKPDAVLLSNAAQYLRIVSFGLPFLAIMLIAISVLQSMGDAKTPFYMALVMNIVNIGFGFLFIFGKLGFPKLGLRGAAVATVLAQFVGSCIAFYVFFRKNGVLNPLLNKNFFQLNLQEVKSIYRVGIPSSMESLFWQLSAIILTRIMLKYGNTVFAAYQLGLQAESISFMPAAGFGIAATTFIGQCVGARDGEKGKKYLKEIMKGSMMITAVTTIILVFFPHGVLRMLTDKENIIVLGVKYLIIMGVVQIAQNASGVLNGALRGAGYTKVPMIVSGIGLWCIRIPASLFLAYVLKTNIVMVWIAMGIDLVIRFFLSFYLYKVKNIYDTETVLD; this is encoded by the coding sequence GTGGAGATATGTAGGGAAAAGGAAGAATTAAAAGAAATAAGAAAAAAGATTTTTTATCTAATACTACCTATTACTTTAGAAAGTATACTAGAGATGTCTGTTGGACTTTTCTCTATGGCCATGGTAGGTAGGCTAGGGGAGATTGCCATAGGTTCCATAGGTATAGGGTCTAGAATTGCTAACATAGTCTGGGCGATTTTTAAAGGCATAACCATAGGAGCTGGAGTTTTTGTAGCTCAAGCCTATGGAGCAAAAAAGATGGATAAATTGAGAAATGTAATACAACAAACCATACTTTCATCTTTAATATTAGTTATAGTAATACAACAGATTATATTTTGGAATGCACCTAAAATTTTATCTATATTTAAGCCTGATGCTGTACTTTTAAGTAATGCCGCACAGTATTTGAGGATAGTATCTTTTGGACTACCTTTTTTAGCCATAATGCTCATAGCTATTTCAGTGCTTCAAAGTATGGGAGATGCAAAAACACCATTTTATATGGCTTTAGTTATGAATATAGTTAATATTGGATTTGGGTTTCTTTTTATATTTGGAAAGTTAGGATTTCCCAAGCTTGGACTTAGAGGGGCAGCAGTAGCTACAGTCCTGGCACAATTTGTAGGATCTTGCATAGCTTTTTATGTGTTTTTTAGAAAAAATGGAGTGTTAAATCCACTTTTAAATAAGAATTTTTTTCAACTTAATTTACAGGAAGTTAAAAGTATTTATAGAGTGGGAATTCCTTCTTCCATGGAATCATTATTTTGGCAATTATCAGCTATAATTCTCACTAGGATAATGCTTAAGTATGGAAATACTGTATTTGCCGCATATCAATTGGGACTTCAAGCAGAATCCATATCGTTTATGCCAGCTGCGGGGTTTGGTATAGCAGCTACTACTTTTATAGGACAGTGTGTAGGAGCTAGGGATGGAGAAAAAGGAAAAAAATATTTAAAAGAGATAATGAAGGGTTCTATGATGATAACTGCAGTAACTACTATTATTTTAGTATTTTTCCCTCATGGAGTTTTAAGAATGCTTACAGATAAGGAAAATATAATAGTTTTAGGAGTTAAGTATTTAATAATAATGGGTGTAGTGCAAATAGCACAAAATGCTTCAGGAGTTTTAAATGGTGCCTTAAGGGGAGCGGGATATACAAAAGTTCCTATGATTGTATCGGGCATAGGACTTTGGTGTATAAGGATACCAGCTTCACTATTTTTAGCTTATGTATTAAAGACTAATATAGTTATGGTGTGGATAGCTATGGGAATTGATTTAGTAATAAGATTCTTTTTAAGCTTTTATTTGTATAAAGTTAAAAATATATATGACACAGAAACAGTTTTGGATTAA
- a CDS encoding double-cubane-cluster-containing anaerobic reductase: MNDLPKMFNEFSEARREGFIKIKNLKEEGKKIVGTFCAFTPCEIMMAADAIPVSLCGMSEEPVSDAERDLPRNLCPLIKSSYGFAITQKCPYFYFSDIIVGETTCDGKKKMYEYLSQIKPMHVMQLPQTVNHERSMEIWRGEMIALKKALENQFQIEISEEKIKESIKLKNKERKILREFYELGKLCPPPMTGLEMLQVLYGTDFSMDKNKQNNDIKSLIEEIKKKYNEGERKVSEKAPRILITGCPMGGATEKIIKIIEESGGVVVCFENCSGIKSKYSLVDEDKNVYDALAERYLNIGCSCMAPNDNRIDLLSNLIDEYKIDGVLDMILQACHTFNVETKRIRDFVTKEKGIPYTSIETDYSQSDIGQLKTRISAFIEML; encoded by the coding sequence ATGAACGATTTACCTAAAATGTTTAATGAATTTAGCGAAGCGAGAAGAGAAGGATTTATAAAGATTAAAAATTTAAAAGAAGAAGGGAAAAAAATAGTAGGCACCTTCTGTGCTTTTACTCCTTGTGAAATTATGATGGCTGCAGACGCCATTCCTGTTTCCCTTTGTGGAATGAGTGAAGAACCTGTTTCTGATGCTGAAAGAGATTTACCTAGAAATTTATGTCCTTTAATAAAATCTAGTTATGGTTTTGCTATAACACAAAAATGCCCTTACTTCTATTTCTCAGATATCATAGTTGGCGAAACTACCTGTGATGGCAAAAAGAAAATGTATGAATACTTAAGCCAAATAAAACCTATGCACGTAATGCAACTTCCTCAAACTGTAAACCATGAAAGATCTATGGAAATCTGGCGGGGAGAAATGATCGCTCTAAAAAAAGCATTAGAAAATCAATTCCAAATAGAAATCTCTGAAGAAAAAATTAAAGAGAGCATAAAACTAAAAAATAAAGAAAGAAAAATCTTAAGAGAATTCTATGAGTTAGGAAAACTTTGTCCACCACCTATGACTGGTCTTGAGATGCTTCAAGTACTATATGGAACAGACTTTAGCATGGACAAAAATAAACAAAATAATGACATAAAATCTTTAATAGAAGAAATCAAAAAGAAATACAATGAAGGTGAAAGAAAGGTATCAGAAAAAGCTCCTAGAATACTTATAACTGGATGTCCTATGGGTGGAGCTACAGAAAAAATAATAAAAATAATTGAAGAAAGTGGTGGAGTTGTAGTTTGCTTTGAAAACTGCAGTGGAATAAAATCCAAATACTCTCTTGTAGATGAAGACAAAAACGTATACGATGCTTTAGCAGAAAGATATCTAAACATAGGATGTTCTTGCATGGCTCCTAATGACAACAGAATTGATTTGCTTTCTAATTTAATAGATGAGTATAAAATAGATGGAGTACTAGATATGATTTTACAAGCATGTCATACTTTCAACGTAGAAACTAAACGTATAAGGGATTTTGTAACAAAGGAAAAAGGTATTCCTTATACAAGTATAGAAACAGATTACTCTCAATCTGATATTGGACAACTTAAAACTAGAATATCCGCATTTATTGAAATGCTTTAA
- the proC gene encoding pyrroline-5-carboxylate reductase: MNKVIGFIGCGNMGGAMMAGLIKAGISAPENIIVGDLNEKRLEETKKEFGIRITTDNREVAKEADILILSIKPNIYKIVIDGLKDAIKEDVVIITIAAGKGIKETEELFGRDIKVIKVMPNTPALVGEGMAALAPNSKVTKEELQEAVNIFESFGKAEILEEKYMDAVTAVSGSSPAYVFMFIEAMADAAVLEGIPRDKAYKMAAQAVLGSAKMVLETGKHPGALKDMVCSPGGTTIEAVAALEERGFRSAVIEAMRVCADKSREMSK, from the coding sequence ATGAATAAGGTAATTGGATTTATAGGTTGTGGTAATATGGGTGGAGCTATGATGGCAGGGCTTATAAAGGCAGGAATATCAGCTCCAGAAAATATTATAGTTGGAGATTTAAATGAGAAGAGACTAGAAGAAACTAAAAAAGAATTTGGAATTAGGATTACTACAGATAATAGAGAAGTAGCAAAGGAAGCAGACATACTTATATTGTCAATAAAGCCAAATATATACAAAATAGTTATAGATGGTTTAAAGGATGCTATTAAGGAAGATGTTGTTATAATAACTATAGCGGCAGGAAAAGGAATAAAAGAAACAGAAGAATTATTTGGAAGGGATATTAAGGTTATAAAAGTAATGCCAAATACTCCTGCGTTAGTTGGAGAGGGAATGGCAGCTTTAGCTCCAAACAGTAAGGTCACAAAGGAAGAACTTCAAGAAGCTGTTAATATATTTGAGAGCTTTGGAAAGGCGGAAATTTTAGAGGAAAAATACATGGATGCTGTTACAGCAGTAAGTGGTTCATCACCAGCTTATGTGTTTATGTTCATTGAGGCTATGGCTGATGCAGCGGTATTAGAGGGAATTCCAAGGGATAAAGCTTACAAAATGGCAGCTCAAGCAGTATTAGGTTCAGCTAAAATGGTTTTGGAAACAGGAAAGCACCCAGGAGCTTTAAAAGATATGGTATGTTCTCCAGGGGGAACCACTATTGAAGCAGTGGCAGCTTTAGAAGAAAGAGGATTTAGAAGTGCGGTTATAGAAGCTATGAGAGTTTGTGCAGACAAATCTAGAGAAATGTCCAAATAG